One region of Suncus etruscus isolate mSunEtr1 chromosome 5, mSunEtr1.pri.cur, whole genome shotgun sequence genomic DNA includes:
- the MAB21L4 gene encoding protein mab-21-like 4: MVAEPGAGLGYGSVSPGPAPVSLPLPLWAGHEVTCTHRGCCGNHDARHAGFPWKWERGLPRGRGTLLCWKPCPGRLGRLAGQTRHSYLRRRCHPAAAMALQVPLWHHYLKAIRSRGGSRARDFQGAENTLLTVLEQVQARDSRFLVDYGDSQAEQFVLRSSEDPVRLEVPLCLDVDALHLQEEPMAPGEGPPLCRLGVPRDVASLEPWTSDDVFSALEDEANGSCSGHIVPGKVLSVLRERLVAAIVHCRHHNLILPGSLRVSGLQEEGPWLTVHVSSGWRTICFHVVPTVRRRPRGCALAGGRLMPGFPEGIVRRISAQEESLLPTSAEHWRPCPDRLLSSLLRALGSLQGHRLDSLSILDRINHEHWRDGGRSPGLTFAHLKLVLLWAAALFPAPEDWAELQGAVYRLLVVLLCCLATRTLPGFLRPETNALRDAGLDLHALYLQAERFASQPEAALRIHVTHLGCSRPPRLDSGVKALLQLPASDPAYWATAYFDLLLDKFQVFSIQARLAAMKSIFCKTKTLRGGSCEES, encoded by the exons ATGGTGGCAGAGCCGGGTGCTGGCCTGGGCTATGGGAGTGTCAGCCCCGGGCCCGCACCTGTGTCCTTGCCGTTGCCCCTCTGGGCTGGCCATGAAGTGACCTGCACCCATAGGGGTTGCTGTGGCAACCACGACGCCCGCCATGCAGGGTTTCCCTGGAAATGGGAGCGGGGGTTGCCCCGGGGACGAGGGACGCTGCTGTGCTGGAAGCCGTGTCCAGGGAGGCTGGGCAG GCTGGCCGGTCAGACCAGGCACAGCTACTTAAGGCGCCGTTGCCACCCTGCCGCAGCCATGGCCCTGCAGGTGCCCTTGTGGCACCACTACCTGAAGGCCATCCGCTCCCGGGGTGGCTCACGAGCCCGGGACTTCCAGGGCGCCGAGAACACGCTGCTGACTGTGTTAGAGCAGGTGCAGGCCCGAGACTCCCGCTTCCTAGTGGACTACGGGGACTCCCAGGCTGAGCAGTTTGTACTGCGCTCCTCCGAAGACCCCGTGCGCCTGGAGGTGCCCCTGTGCCTGGATGTGGATGCCTTGCATCTGCAGGAGGAGCCCATGGCCCCAGGCGAGGGCCCTCCCCTCTGCCGCCTGGGTGTCCCCCGGGACGTGGCCAGCCTGGAGCCCTGGACCTCAGACGATGTCTTCAGCGCCTTGGAGGATGAGGCCAATGGCTCCTGCAGCGGTCACATTGTGCCCGGAAAGGTGCTCAGCGTCCTGCGGGAACGGCTGGTGGCCGCCATCGTCCACTGCAGGCACCATAATCTCATCCTGCCAG GGTCCCTGCGTGTGTCCGGCCTGCAGGAGGAGGGCCCGTGGCTGACCGTGCATGTGTCCAGCGGCTGGAGGACCATCTGCTTCCATGTGGTGCCCACAGTCCGACGGAGACCTCGGGGCTGTGCTCTGGCTGGGGGCCGACTGATGCCTGGCTTCCCCGAGGGCATCGTACGAAGGATCAGTGCCCAGGAGGAGTCCCTCTTGCCCACCAGCGCCGAGCACTGGAG GCCTTGCCCTGATCGCCTCCTGAGCTCACTGCTCCGTGCACTGGGCTCACTGCAAGGCCACCGGCTGGACAGTCTCTCCATCCTTGACCGCATCAACCACGAGCACTGGCGGGATGGTGGCCGGAGCCCGGGCCTGACCTTCGCACACCTGAAG CTGGTGCTGCTGTGGGCGGCCGCGCTCTTCCCGGCACCCGAGGATTGGGCTGAGCTGCAGGGCGCCGTGTACCGGCTGCTCGTGGTGCTCCTGTGCTGCCTGGCCACGCGCACACTGCCCGGCTTCCTGCGGCCCGAGACCAACGCGCTGCGGGACGCAGGCCTGGACCTACACGCCCTCTACCTGCAAGCTGAGCGCTTTGCCAGCCAGCCCGAGGCCGCGCTGCGCATCCACGTCACGCACCTGGGCTGCAGCCGCCCGCCGCGCCTGGACTCGGGGGTCAAGGCCCTGCTGCAGCTCCCGGCCAGCGACCCCGCGTACTGGGCCACGGCCTACTTCGACCTGCTGCTGGACAAG TTCCAGGTCTTCAGCATCCAGGCCCGGCTTGCCGCCATGAAGAGTATCTTCTGCAAGACCAAGACCCTGCGAGGAGGCAGCTGTGAGGAGAGCTGA
- the AGXT gene encoding alanine--glyoxylate aminotransferase, whose protein sequence is MFRALTSVTAALRPQASVWARTMASQLVPPPDALRRPLKVPNRLLLGPGPANLAPRVLSAGGMQMIGHMHPEMFQIMDEIKEGIQYLFQTRNPLTLALSGSGHCALEAALVNLLEPGDPLVVGVNGMWGQRAVEIGERVGARVYPLIKEPGEYYTLQELEKSLAQYQPVLLFLTHGESSSGVLQPLDGYGALCHRNNCLLLVDSVASIGGAPIYMDQQEIDVLYSGAQKALNAPPGTAIISFSERAKNRIYSRKTKPFSFYLDMKMLGNFWGCDGQPRMYHHTIPVISLYSLRESLAIVVEEGLEKSWLRHREVTAYLHERLQGLGLKLFVKDPELRLPTVTTVAMPAGYDWKDLLRYLLQHHNIEIMGGMGPTVGKVLRIGLLGYNASRENVDRLLDALQDALQHCPHGHL, encoded by the exons ATGTTCCGTGCACTGACCTCGGTCACAGCTGCCCTCAGACCCCAAGCCTCAGTCTGGGCAAGAACTATGGCCTCCCAGCTGGTGCCCCCTCCAGATGCCCTTCGCCGCCCCCTGAAGGTCCCCAACCGTCTCCTGCTGGGGCCTGGCCCAGCCAACCTGGCGCCTCGAGTGCTGTCAGCTGGGGGAATGCAGATGATCGGACACATGCACCCAGAGATGTTCCAG ATAATGGACGAGATCAAGGAGGGCATCCAGTACCTGTTCCAGACGAGGAACCCCCTCACGCTGGCCCTGAGCGGCTCCGGACACTGTGCCCTGGAGGCCGCCCTGGTCAACCTGCTGGAGCCGGGGGACCCTTTGGTCGTGGGTGTCAATGGCATGTGGGGACAGCGGGCAGTGGAAATCGGGGAACGAGTAG GGGCTCGCGTGTACCCGCTCATCAAGGAGCCTGGAGAGTATTACACGCTGCAGGAGCTGGAAAAG AGCCTGGCCCAGTACCAGCCGGTGCTGCTGTTCCTCACCCATGGCGAGTCCTCCAGTGgggtgctccagcccctggatggcTACGGAGCACTGTGTCACAG GAACAACTGTCtgctcctggtggactcagtGGCCTCCATTGGCGGCGCTCCCATCTACATGGACCAACAAG AAATCGATGTGCTCTACTCTGGTGCCCAGAAGGCACTCAATGCGCCTCCAGGCACTGCCATCATCTCCTTCAGTGAAAGGGCAAA AAACAGGATCTACAGCCGGAAGACGAAGCCCTTCTCCTTCTACCTGGATATGAAGATGCTGGGCAACTTCTGGGGCTGCGATGGCCAGCCCAGGAT GTACCACCACACTATCCCGGTCATCAGCCTGTACAGCCTGAGAGAGAGCCTGGCCATCGTGGTGGAGGAG GGCCTTGAGAAGAGCTGGCTCCGGCACCGTGAGGTGACCGCCTACCTGCACGAGCGGCTGCAGGGGCTTGGCCTGAAGCTTTTTGTGAAGGACCCG GAGCTGCGGCTGCCCACGGTGACCACGGTGGCCATGCCTGCTGGCTATGACTGGAAGGACCTGCTGCGCTACTTGCTGCAGCACCACAACATCGAGATCATGGGCGGCATGGGACCCACAGTGGGGAAG GTGCTGCGCATCGGACTGCTGGGCTACAACGCCAGCAGGGAGAACGTGGACCGGCTGCTAGATGCCCTGCAGGACGCGCTGCAGCACTGCCCCCATGGCCACTTGTGA